In Trichoplusia ni isolate ovarian cell line Hi5 chromosome 17, tn1, whole genome shotgun sequence, the DNA window AAGCAACGGTTGGCACGGCCGATAATTTGTTAAGTGACTTTTTTtcagtatcgcgagtccgacACGTAGTTGAAAGATTTTGTTATCCTTTAGGTTTTGTACCCacgggtaaaaacggaaccctattagaACCACTGTCTGTCACATGAACCGTGATTCtcagacagttgaaattatcaatgatgatgaatttctGTTGCCAATTTCACACTACCTACATACTGCATAcctaataaaaatcaaggttaagcaacggatGTTACCACCATGAACttaatgggtgaccatttttattttagcataTTTATACTTACTGCACCCCGACTCTCGCGATTctcacttgaccagttttttatTCAACGTTGTCCTTAAAGGATAGAGTAGTAAATAATATAGCTTTAGTAGTGAAGCAATATGAATCATGCGGTCGATTGGTGGGGTGATTGAAGACAACAAGGGCTGGGCTGTTGTCGGGGCGCCTCGGCCGGACCAACGGCACCTGAGTCCGGCTGGCGACGAAGCGCCCTAATGGCCTGTCGCTCGTCCATCCGCGCCCGTGATTGATCGACACACCCTGTGACGTGTGCACACACATCGCTTACATCGCCTCCACGATATAGCGCGTAATCCATCACAAATTTCAAATTTGTGCCATCAATGCAAGTGCAAAAGTCAAGCTCTGTCagtgattattataaaactagcttaagaaaattattgtgttaattaaACACCGCGTTCAAACGAAGATATTGGATAGCCTACATAATTTCGGATGTTAACGATagcctattttttaattacacgtTGTTACCTTTGGAATTTAGTCATATCAGTCCCATATAAGTGGAGATTATAGTTAAAGAGCTAAATAATATAAGGAAatttatacctttatttatttattttctaaatctaaatttttatgtgtttatttaaacattagaATACGTTAACATTGTTTCAACATTTTGAATAGAGTAAACACAATGCACTCTCTTGAAAAGTATTCTGTTGGAAACGTAGGTTTTCAAGTGTAGGTAAACGAAAAACGAATAAAAGtctttctaactttaaaaataaaacgttttaaaaagttCATATCTAGAAAACGTTGGAACAAGTATTCAAGCAGCAATCTCGTATTTTAGTACATAAAGTACAGGCAAAatttaggttttattacaaaacttttctACTCCGGCTATACGACAATTTTAAAGTCCTTTCTTTTGTaatagacaaattaaattaaatgcttcTTGGACGACAAATAAAAgacagaaaattatattaaactctgctttaagaaataaaactattaaattaatatgatcTTTGAAAGCTTGAAATCCTTTCattctaaaattgttttttgtcaaatagtattattttctcAACCTGTAAAGAAGCTAATTAtcttaaagaaatgaaaaaaatacatttagctTGGGCACTAAACAAAGCTGATAACGAGTTTTGCAGTAACAAGGCCGACTTGCTCGAGTGGAAGTGATCAATTTTCTCAACAATTTCACCGTCATCTTGAATCTTTTCAGAGGCACAAAACATTTAGCCAATTCAGCGCACAGGGGCCGACCGTGATAATAGAGCCTGTTGGCGGGGAGGGACAGTCATCACAAACATAAGCCATTAGCGTATTGTTAGCGTCTTTTCAAATGTACCCTCCATTTCGGGCTTTTTGTCGAGTATCTTTGagtttcaatatcaaaatacatttcatcataACGGAAATATGATACTGGAAGTAAACAGAGTACCGACAATCGTTATACAAGATATCATAGACTACATTGCCTTTCAATGTAATAGAATGTTTAGTGAAATCATAGAATTGTCGCGTTGAATTCTATGTAGGGATATAGTAGTGTATGCCTTTATGGCAACCAGATAATCCTCGGTATTACTGTACATTAATGTGCGCTGCGGTCGTTGAGAAGGCTGGAACAGGTAAACCTGTGTAGCCGCAAACTCATGAACAGGTCGCGTGCGGCCGACAGACGATAGCGGCGTGAAGCCGGCCATTCTCCTCTGAACAAAGCTCCCCTGATCTAATCAACGCAACAATACACCTCGGATAACTCCACAATTGAGCTGGAAAATAAACCGTCCGCCACCCGTGCCAACACATccgatattttaaattacaaacaatataCGGAACGGATACAAACGAGTTTATTGTAGGCTGTGTGCGTCCGACAGCTGTTTTAGATAACGTGTGACCTCCCTAGAATAAAAGCTTTCACGAACGATTACACCGACAATGATGTACCCTCGTAACGTAACacgtaaacagttttaaaataattatatgttattgttatcaataattcagtggtttgttttcttttatatgtaatgtatagATACCACAACGTAAACACAAAGCAAGACAAGAATGAAGTTCGACATTCATTTTTGGACAAacagattatattttctttcggAATATAGGTTTCTTATATTCAAATATGATCATAATAACTACGAATAAGAaaccttcttttctttttcttcgtACCATGAATGCACAACCGTGTTTGAGATGCTTTTATATGATAAGCAACACAGAGTTCTAGGCAGTTCTATAACAATCTATCCCGCGAAACGTTTTTAAACGTCTGCTTAAACACAGAATGAAATATGGCCCCTCACGAATATAAAGAAAAAGAGTTCCCATCTCCTTTTATTTATTCGCCTCAATAGCTTTGATCTTCGGCCCTTTGAAAACGCCTCTCAAGATTCACAAAATACgttaaataaatggttttatatTAGAGTATTCAACGTCGAATAACTGgatgaaatttaaacaaatgtacGCATTCATATTGCGATTAAAAGGCGATGACAAGGCTAATTtgcaaatttacaaaaaaaaggatCAAATGTTTTTAGGGACCATAATTGCATATATTAGTGAAAGCTAATGGACAGGGACTGGTGAGCAATGGGCAAAATCGTctgttcaattaaataatttaatacaccAAAGGAAAAGATTTTGTCTCCTCTCTTCGGCtattcatatacatattttgactaGAGCATAACCCAAAAGCGATGATATCATTCAGTAAGTTTCATTTCGACGCTAGGCAGGTAGGTAATTCATAGAAAACCACTAGACCTTCAAAATGTACAATGACTAACAAACTATAATTAAACTGATGACTCATAATGATAGATCGGACCAATAAGATCGTTCGTGGTCACGGGCAGTCGAGTCAGTCAAGTAAATTATAAGTCTAATCCGTTGTTACTTGTTACCAATGAAATTCTCAATTGGCTCACTGGCGATCACTGTACCGAACATCAAACCAAACCTGTTCCTAAAACATTTAATAGAACCAATTCCCACTGAAGTTAGTTAAGCTACTGCATaccattcaaatttaattccgAGACCAATGAATTCCTAAAGCGGTGTATCGATATTACCTTGCCTAGAAagctttttgtaaattgaaaacAGGCTGAGGTTCGCAATGTCTAAATAAAGTTAGCTAAAAAGATTTGTTGAatagtaagttttatttcagCCTAGTTGTACCCACTAGAATACTTAATAACTGCGCGCTATAAGAAATAACATTCCACGTCGAAAGTTTCTTTAATTCTTCGTCCACGGCGTTTATCCATTTATTGTAAATCATAgagcaaattattaattttgggAGAGTAACTTCGGGAAAGCAAGCAACTTTACACAATTGAAATTGTATTCATTGACCGGATGAATGCGACATCTTTGCGAATGTGGCATTAATTTCGATAGGCTATTGTGTTATGCAATACAATCCTTCCTGTCCGTTCCGGGCTCGTGGTCTAGAGCTGTGAGATGTCCGACGTCACAAGCGGGTCGAGTGTGACTGACAAGCATGCGAGATAATGCGATCGCTGCCTAAACAAAGCGACGGCGCCTGATTTAATCAACGATTCTATACGAAGATCCTATGTAAGCACCTATCCGTCGTTGACAGATATAGAAAGAGGGACGTGACGCTTATTCGTAATTAAATTCAGacgttataaattatgtatacgAGTAATAAATCGAACATGGTTTGAGTGTCGAATCTTTAATTTGAATTGccactttattttacatttttatgagaaAGCTCGTTAAAGTTATgcagtacttaaatataaataggagGGTCGCTCAGCTATTTGTGATTGTTTAAGAGGTACTTAAATGTCGACACCGAAGGATCGATATAATTTACTAGGAATCGGCTGAGCTTTGGCCAACTTTTATCTAAGTACCTCAATACAGTATGAAAATTGTAGTGTTTTGTAGGagaaattctatattttttttacctgcCGGCACAGCGTCAGTCGGTGTCATAAGCGTGCCATGATGTGTAATGTTTACGACGTCGTCAGGCGGAGAGGAGCGCAATTGAGACGTTACGTTGTTTAGCGTGTGGTTCTGTGGGCCCCGTAACGAGCGCGCGCAACTTGCTTAATGCACGCGACAAATTACCCTCCGGAACACACGCGGATGGGTCCCCCTTTCCTTAATTAACGTATTTTGTCACTTTATAAATTGACGAAAGTGTTTGTTGTTTCATGTCTAATAGCCTTCTTCCTTCAAAGCATATGgttagtttttataaatttggcctaaaaattgcatttatttttaagtaatatagaaatagaaaaatataatgaccTTGTTGTAttatctgtcaaaacaaacattaactcCAAATTAACATGTATGAaagaaattagtttaaattaactggtaagcttttaattactttaaccAGTAAAATTCCTGCGATTGTCTActcaatgaatgaaaaaaaaattaaaatagaccTTATGAGTGCTCAAGTGGTACATGAAAATATTCTTCTGGTGAAGAATTCATCATTGTTTCATGATGATACACTTTATACTCCAAGCATTGCATCACACGGCAaagaatgaatgacaattgatTAGAAAGttgctatttatttgtaattaatgtacATGATATTACTGGTGACTGGTACATGATATTAAGTCAGAATACaactaagtaggtacctatactattgtactatattaataaatagaagGAAGAAATCTGTACTTTTGCCCCGAGGAGACCGCTTACCTAGAGTAAATTCTAAATCTTGCTAACTTTTGATGAGTCAAGTATCACTTTATACAATAATAGAGAcatgctaaattaaatataagtcagGTTATAAAAATTAGTTGAGTAACCTTAACTTTTCCatgaattatattgttttcatcTATTATATCTATATTGTAATCCAATTCCTAAGTGTGGCAATTAGAAAATCAGGTAcagtaaatactaaatataaaagcaGGCAAATACAATGCCCTTAGGTAGGTGCAATAATGAAATTCTTCAAAAGCGCAAAATATTGTCAATGTcataaagaatgaaaaaaaaatatgactaatatattgtttctgcttttttttgttactacaGCATTCTGCCACAAGGTACGTCCAACAGAGTCTATTTGCATTCGAGGATATGtacgaaacaaacaaaaaacactaaTAACCGATTAGATAAAAACCAAATGTGACcgataataacaaaaactagGCGATTCCATAAccttaaaacacaaataaccACCACCACAATCAATAATAACCTCaagaattctaaaaaaaatatcaaagctaaacaaaagtttcttaaaaataaaagaggtgAGTGATGTTTGTACCTTTCAATAAGCTTCCTCTACGATGACGGaatcttcaaaaataacatacacaacacAAACTCAGCAGTATTTAAGTCATATGAACACATGGAGTACACCAACATACACATAAATCgatctgttattttaatttgttttcattatgatTTCCCGTATCATATCGAAAATAATGCGTCCTTTCAGCCACCCACTCTCTAACCACGACATTATTCAACTCAAACGTTTTATTGTTGCAAGTGATTGTCAACACACGTTTTGTTAAATCTGCGTTGGTTCAGTCTTTTGagattacacaaataaatgttttgtgtgtCATTCTGATGTGCATTCgcgttgatttatttattttctatcattttttattgaaaaacattgGCAACAAGTTATAACAACCAATactgctgtttttattttgttataaaaatcgtCAAGTTTAGAGtaaaacgatattttattttggtatttcttaagtttttccattaatttagtaaaaaagaatcaaataatCCTACTTATGAATGTccttacttaattaatttatttataatgaatagGGCGAAAATTTTTACATTTCTGAACTGTGTTTGCATGTCAGTTGGTTCTTGGTTGTGACACTGACAGAACAGTAGATAACCTAAAAGATAGTCAGTCAATCACATCaacttattgaaaataattaataatgattagtaatttgtttaaaaacactgTGGCACTATGTATGCGAAGTCAAAATGCTATCAAATTTGCAGCAGCACCTCCTCGAGCCATACACACTACAAGTCCAGCAAATGACCTAATGGAATTTTTCGATGCTAAGAAAAATTGGGGAGAATCCAACATTAGAGTCGGCAGATCATGGAAAACCGATGAACTAAGAATCAAATCGAACACAGATTTACACAAGCTGTGGtatgttttgttaaaagaaCGCAACATGCTCTACACAATGGAGCATGAATGTAATGACAAAATGAGACTGTTTCCTAATCCTGAACGAATCGACAAAGTTCAAGAATCCATGAATAACATTGAAACAGTCATAAGGGAGCGTAATGTAGCATACTATCAACTCGAAACTGGTGAAACTGGAGAGCGGCCTGTAGAAGATGTTGTGAACCTCTTTGGGTTGCCAGACAAACACAGGAAGTCAGAATATTACTTACCTAAACATATGAACAAACGTTGGGTGCGACCATACCTCGAAAATGGCTTTATCAACAGTACTGCTGTGAAAAAATTCTACAGAATGTACAAAGAGAAAGAGTACAATATTGAAAGAAAAGCTCGCAACAGAGACTTCAACCATGTACAGCATCTACTGAAGAGATTCCCCGACATGGACATGGAGAAACTAAAAGCAGAATACCCAAATGTAGATATTGAGAAAGCCAAGCGCTCAAAGAAAGCCAGGGGACATTTTATGCCAAAATACTAAACAAACTGTAgtgtaattctatttttattttccttattattaggtaaataacattaaaaataatagaaacaaaatatggAGTATCATTATTTGTTCTTCTGGAAATACTGGTAAATGGTTGACATGTGACCAAAAAagatcaaaagaaaaaaaaaaacaagcattaTTTAACAgtaaagtatatatgtatacaaatCTAAGTTTACTTTTTACAgctgtcttaaaataataatttctaagcATGGcttcattacaaaattaatatgacACAGCCTTTAGCAGaacaatacctacttaaaataaaatctcatgTTGAGATTTACTATGCTACTTTAGAGagtcataaaaatcaattttggtCCAGATAATTATAcatctaattttaaacttatgttAACAAATTCAGTTCACAGTTCGGTCTAGCTATAACAACCCTGCATTTTCAAAAATACGCAGAGCCTCTGGCACCCCTACACTTTTCAGATTCTGAAAAGCTAAAtgtaattcattaatatttttgagaatagatttatatttttttattatatgctCTGTGACTGCGTAAGAACCATATTCTTGCTTGTTTTGTGAAGAACTGTGATTAAGAGCTTGTTCGTTTAATTTGTCCCATGTTTCCTTTACAGAATGAATATCATACGTATCTATATATGCTTCTAGAGTTATGTATAAAGTATGAATAACATGATTTATACTTGGCTCAGACTCATTTTGTAACAattccaaatttatttttccatattCTCTATTCTCTGATGTACTTTCAAGAGTCCAGctcgtacatttttttatcaaatagtttaggacttttttaattttcttaggCTTGGGAAACAGTCTTTCAGACAGTATGATTTGATTATTATCTTTTGGATATTTCTCCCATTGAGAATTAttgataaattgaattaatatgtTGATTATACAGTCATTGTCTGTTAAGAGTAATCTTTGTGCATGCGTGACTCCTAAAATGTGTTTCATGTAAGAAGGTTCAATTGTTTCTATTATCCTGATGATGGAGCTATGAGGCATATCTGAAAATAGAAAAGGAgacattactataaaaaaaatcggctAACTTATTTGATACTACATTGGATTGATAATGATTGATAGTGgaagaaattgtaaatttaaaaaaaaattacctacctgagatcattttataaaactctCTGCCTAACACTGTACTATATTTGGCGACGTTTGGATAGTTCATATTAGAGTCCGTTTCACAGATGTAAAATGT includes these proteins:
- the LOC113502347 gene encoding 39S ribosomal protein L47, mitochondrial-like, whose protein sequence is MISNLFKNTVALCMRSQNAIKFAAAPPRAIHTTSPANDLMEFFDAKKNWGESNIRVGRSWKTDELRIKSNTDLHKLWYVLLKERNMLYTMEHECNDKMRLFPNPERIDKVQESMNNIETVIRERNVAYYQLETGETGERPVEDVVNLFGLPDKHRKSEYYLPKHMNKRWVRPYLENGFINSTAVKKFYRMYKEKEYNIERKARNRDFNHVQHLLKRFPDMDMEKLKAEYPNVDIEKAKRSKKARGHFMPKY